The following proteins are co-located in the Theropithecus gelada isolate Dixy chromosome 19, Tgel_1.0, whole genome shotgun sequence genome:
- the LOC112613208 gene encoding 40S ribosomal protein S27-like, with the protein MPLTKDFLHPSPEEEKRKHKKKRLVQSPNSYFMDVKCPGCYKITTVFSHAQTVVLCVGCSTVLCQPTGGKARLTEGCSFRRKQH; encoded by the coding sequence ATGCCTCTCACAAAGGATTTCCTTCATCCCTCcccagaagaggaaaagaggaaacacAAGAAGAAACGCCTGGTGCAGAGCCCCAATTCCTACTTTATGGATGTGAAATGCCCAGGATGCTATAAAATCACCACGGTCTTTAGCCATGCACAAACAGTAGTTTTGTGTGTTGGCTGCTCCACTGTCCTCTGCCAGCCTACAGGAGGAAAAGCAAGGCTTACAGAAGGATGTTCCTTTAGAAGGAAGCAGCACTAA